The nucleotide sequence CCAGACGGGGAGTGTGCCGGAGAGGTAGAGGATATCGCCTTGTCTGCGGTAGGGGAGATAACTTCCGATAGCTCGTGGGGGTGGGGGGAGGAGGATGCCGAGTGAATGTAGTGTAGCAGATGGAGATGGCATGATTTAAGCATGCCAAATGGTGTGGGTGGAGCCCAAGCAAAAATCTGTTGTGAAGGAGTCGTTTTGCTAAGGGAAAGGGCGTGAGGGAGAGCGTGTCTTCAGCTCCGCTATTGGGTCCGGCAATAGCGTTTGCAGTGGGCTGTTCGCCATGGTTGCAGGAATTGCCGGTGGAGTTGTGGTTGAGTTTAGGGAGTATATTCTTTGGGCTTTGGTTAAGGCTGAAGCAGGGGCGTGCGAGGCAGTGGGTGTTTTATGGATTGATGTTGTGTCTCGCACTGGCTTATCGGTGGTGGGATAGATGGGAGCCGCGGGAGTATGCGTTGAGAAATCTTGGAGATTGGAAGTTGCGCGAAGCTGTGTTTTGGCGGCTTCGGGTGGATTCTGATCTGCGGATGTCGAAGAAAGCATATGAAAAGCGCCGAGTTACTGAGCGGGCGACTTATTTTGGTTTTGCGGAGGTTTTGGAATGGAGGCGGGATGAGAATGAAGGGAAGGGGAAAGCTGTGGGGCGGGTGTTTTTGAGGCTGCGCGGGGTGCCTCATGGGGCGTTGGCGTATGGAGATGAGTTGTGGGTGAGGGGGAGATTGAAGGAGCCTGAAGTCGTTACAGCGCCTGGGCGATTGAATTGGAAAAGTTATTTAGAGGTGTATCGGGCGGACTATATTTTAGAAGCAGACGTATCGGATGCAGAAATCATCGGGCGGGGAAGCGGGAAGTGGTGGGTAGCGCTTGCGTATGGGATACGGGCGTGGGCTTTTGATCAGCTTGTGTGGGGATTGGAGGGTGAGGAGGGGGTGACGGCGATATTAGCAGGGATGTTGTTTGGTTATACGATGGGTATATCGGAGTCGGTTGAGGAGTTATTTCGGATCACGGGTACGTATCATATTTTTGCGGTGAGTGGACAAAATGTGGGGATTCTTTTAATGGTCGGATTGATTTTGCTGCGATCGGTGGGGTTGCGGGTGTGGCGTGTGGGGTGGGTGTTTTTGCCTGTGTTGGTGTTGTATGCGTTTGTTTCGGATTTGCAGCCGAGTGTGGTGCGGGCGGTGACGATGGTGGCTGTGGTGTTGTGGGCTTGGCGGATTTATCGGCCGTTGAGTTGGCTGAATTTTTGGGCAGCGGCATTGTGGTTGTTGTTGCTTTTTGAGCCGCGATATTTGGGTGCGCCGGGTTTTGTGTTGTCGTTTTCGGTTGTGTTGGGGTTGATTGTTGTATCGCCTCCTGTTTTTAATCTGCTGATGAAGCCTTTTAAGCCGCTGGATGCGGAGGCGCTTAAGGTATGGGGTAGGTGGCGACTTTGGGGATATGGTGTGGTGAAATTTTTTGCGGGACTTGTGGCGATGGGGATCGGGGCGTGGTGTGGATCGGTGGTGTGGATGGTGGTTTATTTTCAACGCGTTTCGTTGGTCTCGGTGGTTGCGAATATGGCTGTGGTTCCATTAGCGGGGGTGATCGTGGTGGTTGGGGTGTTGAGTTTGTGTTTTGCTCCGTGGGTGGGGTGGGTGACGGTGAGTTTGAATAATTTTAATTGGCTGGTGGTGAAGGCGATGGTGGCAGTGGTGACGGTGCTTGGACAGTGGTCGTGGGCGGTGGTGTATTTGCCGCATCCTTCGGCTTGGGGAGGGGTGAGCGTGCCTACGTTGACGTTAGTGGGTGGGGGGAAGACGGTGACAGGGCTTTTGCGGTATGGAAGGTGCAATTGGCTTATTGATCCTGGGCGGGCGCGAGATGTGCAGTATCGGTTGAGGCCGCTGTTGCATTACTATGGGGCGTGGGATATGGAACAGGTTTATTTTACGCAGATGTCTGTGAGGGCGACAGGGGCGACGGAATTTGTGTTGCGACGGGCGCGGGTGAGGGAGTGGGTGTTACCTCCGCGGCTGTCGAGGTCGAGGGGGTATAAAGAGTGGTTAAAATTACTTTCGAAAGGGGCGGTCAGGCAGAGGGTGGTGAGTCGAGGGGAGCGGTTGGAGTTGGGGGCTGGGCTTGTCTGTGAGGTGCTTTGGCCGCCGGAGGATTTTCGGTCGGTTTATTTGGAGGATCAGGGGTTGGTGCTGTTGTTGCGATATGGGGAGAGTGAGGTGTTGTGGGCGGGGCGGATTGGGGAGGGAATTGAAGAGGTGTTGATGAGGGAGAATCCGGGGTTGAGGGTGGATGTGTTAATTCAGGGGTATCATCCTAAATATCCGAGTCTGGGGGTGAAGTGGCTGGAACATTTGCAGCCTCGGCATTTTGTGTATGTGGAGAGTGATGTGTTTTATCCTAGAGAGGCGCCGCGTTATGATTCTGATCGGCTGAGGGGGATGGAGCAGTGGAATATGGGGTATGAGGCTTTGTATGTGAGGATGGGGGAAGGGGGTGCGCTTGTGAGTTGGTGGCGGGATCGTGATAAGACAGCTGTGTTGCTTGATGAGGTGGGGGGATTTGAGGAGGAGTGAGTTTTTTTATTGTGGCGGTTGAGTGCGGGGTTGCCCTTGGGGTTGCTGGGCAGGGGGGGTAGGAGTGGTGCGGGTAGGTGGCGTGGTTGTGTTTTCGCGGATTTCGATGTTGAATTCTTTGCGGATACGGGCGGCTGCGGCGTTGGTGGTGGAGAGTTTGACGATGTCTCGGCTGAGTGCGTCGAGGGTGCGAGTGATGGTTTCGGCTTGGGGCAGTGCTGGGGCTATGCGGTTGATTTCGTCATTGACTCGTTTGCCTTGTTGTAGGACGGTAAAGGCTTCGTAGGCGAAATTTGTGATTAGGATGAGGGTGAGGATAACGTAAGGAAGGAACCAGGAATTGCCGTCTTGGTTGTCTTCAACCGGTTGGTATGGGTTGTTGGGGTTCATGATGAGTTTGTGGGAGGGAGTAGGTTTATTGGCTTTGTGGATATTTGACGCCGTCGATCTCAATGCTGATGCCGTGTTGGCGCATGAGTTGAGCCATGGCGGGGTCTGTCTTTGACTCTACGGCGAGGCGAGAGGCAAGATTTTGGAGGATGATTCGCGCAGTCTGGGCTTGGTTGATACGGTTTTGGGCGTTGGTGAGTTTTTCTGTGTTTCCTTTAGTGATGGAGTAGAAGGTGAATTTTCCGACAATCACAAATCCACATATAGCGGCGAGTAGGATGGCTATGGTTTTTTTCATAGGGGTCTATCTAGTTTTGGGTTGATTTTTTAGTGGTAGAGCGTGGGGTTGATGGGGAGCTTTTAGGAGTGGATTCCTTGGTGGTGTCAGAGGTCTTTGTGTTGTGAGCTGGGTGAGCTTGGTTGGTAGGGGTGGGGGTGGGGGGTGGGTTTTGGGGGGGGGCGTCTGCTTTGACGATGTCTACGCCGCCGAAGTCGCCGTGTATTTTGTTGAGTGTGCGGGTTTGATTGAGGCGATTGTGGGCTTCGGAGCCTTCGATGACGATGCCGAATTCTTCTTGGACGGTGAGGGCCAGTTCATTGTGTTCTGATAGGGAGGAGAGATCGCGGATGAGCCCGTAGAGGCGCTCTTCAACGAGGAGTGCGCGGTCGCGGGCTTGTTTGAGGAGGTCGTATTCGTTTTGTAGGGTCTGCATGGCGCGAAGGGCGTTGCGGATGTCTACGACTAGGTAGATGCAGATGCCAATGATTATGAGGATGAGGACTAATCCTAGGAGGGCGGCGGCTTTGCGGTCTTTTGGGTTAGAGAGGATGGGGCGGGCGAATTCGGGGTTGTAATTGGCGAGTGTTTGGGTTGTGTTTTCGTAGGTGGGGGGGGGTGCTGATTTATCGATGGGGTCTGGATTGGAGCGAGGTTCGTAGCTGTATGCCATATTTTGAAGAGGGCTAGGGGAATGCTACTTGATTTCCTTTGATTTCTACGGTGCCGCGGAGTTGATGTTTGATGAGGAGTTGCTTCATTTCGCGAGCGTTGTTATCTTCGCCGAAGGAGAGTTGTGCTATGCGAAGGGTGAGGCGTTTGAGGATTGCTTCTTGTAGGGCGCCTTGTTGGACTTTGTTGCGGAACTCATACATGTCGCGCATGAGCTCGTTGCCTCGCATGGCTGTCCAGATTTTAACGCCTATGAGGCAGAATAGGACGATTCCGAGGAACTGTAGGGTGTAGAGGAAGCCACGAAAGGTCATTCGGTGTGGTGTTAGTTTTTACAGGATACAATATATGGCGATTATCGACGGTTAGAGAGGCGTCAAGAAAAATTATTACGTGGCTTTAGTGAATAGTGGTTGTCTGTGTGTCTTTGGGGAAAAGGAGGCTTGCGTGCGTAGGTTTTGTGGGGGTTAATGATAATCGTATGAGACTTCTTTTGCAGATGCTTTGGCGTGCGACGTGGTGGCGATGTCCGCATTGTGGGGAGCGGCCGATTTTTGTTTCTATTTGGAGGACGCGCTCGCTTTATGATTGGTTTACGCCATTGGATGGTTGTCCGCGCTGTGGGTATGCTTATGAGCGGGAGCCGGGTTACTTTTTGCTCGCGATCTGGGCGATTAACTACATGATTATTGGGTTAACGGGGGTTTTGCTTTATGCGTTAATCGATGGGCTGACTGATTGGTCGTTGCAGAAGATTTTAGCGGTGGTGTTGCCCTTATCGGCGGTGATGGCTGTGCTTTTGATACGGCATGCGAAGGCTTGGTTTATTGCCTTTGATCAATGGTGTGATCCTGCTTTACCGATGAGGAGAAACGTTTCGCGAAGGTATTTGGGGAGGTCTTAGTGGTCTGAGGGGCTTGTGTTTAAGGCCTTGAGGATTGACGTGCGGACGATTTCGGGCGTTAGGATTTGTGGTAGTAGGATGGGTTTCCTTTTTCCGATGTAAAGCGCATAGGCAGGCACGCTTCGTCGGCCGATGGATTCTAGGCTGCGTGTGATCACGGGGTCTTGCCGGGTCCAGTCGGCTTTCATGGGGACAATGTGATTGGATTGAAAGAGGCGGATGGTTTCTGGGACGTTTAGTGCTAGGGTTTCGTTTACTTTGCATGTGAGGCACCATGCTGCGGTGAAGTTGACGAAGATGGTGCGGCCTTCTGTGCGGAGTTTTTCGAGCTGGTCTGGGTCGAAAGGTTGCCAGGCGATTTGGGTTGTTGTTTGGTTGTCTGTCTGCGGGAGATTCTGAGGACTGGGCATGGTGCCGACTACGATGAGTAGGGCTAGGGCGGTTATTGTGAAGAGGATTTCTGCGATTCGCCAAGCTGGGGAAGGCGGGGATGTGTTTTGTCGTTGTCCTACACAGAATGCTGCGGCACTTGATAAGATGAGCACGCCGAGGAGCAGTGCCATTGCGTCGACTCCTTTTTGTAGTCCTAGGACCCAGGTCATCCATAGTGTGGCTGCGGCCATGGGCAGGGCGAGGGCTTGTTTTAGGCGTTCCATCCAAGGGCCAGGCTTGGGCACCCATCGAAGCCAAGCAGGAAAGAGGACCAGGAGGAAGTAAGGTAAAGCCATTCCTGCGCCGAGGGCGCAGAAGACGAGCAGCATTTCGAGTGGGGGGCGTGTTAGGGCATAGCCGAGAGCAGCTCCCATGAAGGGGGCGGTGCAGGGTGTGGCGACGAGGACGACTAAGATGCCGCTGCGCAGGGGGCGCCAAAGGGAGGGGGTTTCAGAGGCTTGGTTTTGTAGGGAGATGAGGCGTGTGCCGACGCTGAATACGCCGAGGAGGTTGAGCGTGATGAGTGCGAAGAGGACGGCTAGGGTTGCGACGATCCAGGGGTTTTGGAGGTGGAAGCCCCATCCGAGTTCTTCGCCGGCGGTGCGAAGGGCGACTAGGAGTAAGGCTAGCGAGGCGAATGTGGTGACGACGCCTACGACGAAGAGGAGGCCTTCGCGGAGGCGGGCTTGGCGGCTGGCTTGTGCATATTTCAAAAGGTTGAGCACTTTTAACGAGAGCACTGGTAAGACGCATGGCATGAGATTGAGAATCAATCCTCCGAGGAAAGCCCATGCTAGGGCTGTCCAGAGGGATTGAATTTCGAGGACGGGCTGGACGGGCTGAGAGGGGGGAGGGGGATCTGGTGTGGGTGCTGAGGGGTCAGAAGGCTTGCTGTATCCTTCGGGATATTGGTTTAGGGTGGTGCGTGTGGCTTGGAAGAGGCTGGCGTGGCGTGGATCGATTTGGGGTGGGGCCTGTGAAATGGGGAGGGTGAGAGAGAGGTTTGCTTGTCCTGGGAGGCAGACTTCTTTGCATTCTAGCCACTGGACGTGGGCTTTGAGTGTGACGGAGTCTGTGCCCTGGGGGAGGGAGGCTGGGGGTGTGATGGGCACGAGGAGTAGGACTTCTTCTTCGTATCCGTAGGAGATGAGGCCGGTGACTTCGATGCGTTTGGGGCGAGGCCATTGGATGTCGCCTGCTGTCCAGCCTTCGGGCAAGGTCCACGAGATGGTGGTTGGGAGGCCTGAATCGCCTGGATCGCGCCAGTATGTGTGCCACCCTGGTTGCATGATGAGGTGGAGTCCTACGAAGAAGGGGGTGCCTGGGCGGACGGTTAGAGTTTCGGCGATGAGTGATGCTTGAGTATGAGATGGGGTCTGCTCGGGGTGTGCTTTTGATGGGGGTGAGAGGAGGAGGCTGAGTAGGTGTAGTGTGATGAGGGGGTGGGGCATGTTGAGAAGATAAGAGGGTGAAGGGAGACGTTGTCAATGTTGTGGGTGTGCGTTATTTTGGAGTGGATGATGCGTTTTGGGTTTGAGGTTGTGATTGTGGGGGTGTTTTCTTTGTGGGTGCTCTGGGGTTGTGCTGCGCCGACGGTGCCGGTGCGGATTGAGACGCCGGAGCCTGTTAAGATAGACGTTAGGATGCAGGTGGACGTCCGCAGTAAGGCGCCGGAGGTGGAAAGGGAGCGTAGTCAGGCTGAGGTGGATGCGACGGAGAGGCGTCGGCTAAGGATGGGGGAAGTGCAGAATCTGAAGAATGACCGTGTGGTGGGGGAAAACGCGCGGGGTTATCTTTCTGTGGTGAATCCTCCAGAGAATGAGACGTATTTGCGGTATGCGCAGCGGATTGTGAATGAGGAGAATGCTGATCGATCGATTCTGTATGCGGCGCAGGCGCGTGTGCAGTCGAAGCCGCAGGAGATTGTGGAGATGGAGTTTGCGCGGCGTTGGCAGGAGCGGGCGTTTCCGGGGGAGTTGATTCAGCTTGAGGATGGGAGTTGGAGGGCGAAGTAGATGGAGACGAAATACTGTGAGCGGACGGTGGCGCTGCTGCATGAAGCGTGGAGGGAGTTTGGGGAGAAGGCGGCTATTGGCACGAGTTTTCAGGGTGCGGGGCTTGTGATTATGGATTTGGCGCGGCGTGAGGGTTTGGGGTTTCCTATTTTTACGATTGATACAGGTTTGCTTTTTCCGGAGACGTTGGAGTTGTGTAGGCGGCTGGAGGTGTATTTGGGGCGGAAGATTGAGGTGTTGCGGCCGGATTTGACGGTGGAACAGCAGGCGGAGCAATTTGGGGAGGCGCTTTGGGCGAGGGATCCGGATTTTTGTTGCACGTTGCGGAAGGTGGTGCCGCTGCAGGCAAAGCTTCGGGAGCTGGAGTGCTGGATTACGGGTTTGCGCCGGGATCAATCGGAGACTCGCAGCAGAACTGAGGAGCGGGAATATTATGAGTTGGAGCCGGGGCGCGTGGTAGTGAAGTTGAATCCGATGGCGATGTGGCCGAGGGAGGCGGTGTGGGATTATCTGAGGCGACATGGTGTGCCTTATAATCCGCTGCATGATCAGGGGTATCGGAGCATTGGTTGTATGCCGTGCACGCGGAAGGTCGGTGAGGGGGAGAGTGAGCGGGCAGGACGCTGGACGGGGTTTAACAAGACGGAGTGCGGGATTCACACGTTTATGAGAAGGGTGGAGGCGGATCGTTGAGGGAGGTGGCTGTCGGGCGGGGGTGGTCGTCGTGGTGTGTATTTTATTGAAAATGGGAACGGGCTGCGCTAACTTGCTGGAAGTAGAGGTGCCGCTGTAGCTCAGTTGGTAGAGCAATGCTTTCGTAAAGCATGGGTCACCGGTTCAAGCCCGGTCAGCGGCTCGCTTCAAAGGCGTGTATGACAGAAAGTGAACGGGCGGTGGAAGGGGGGATAGGGATTTTTGATTCTGGGCTTGGGGGGTTGACGGTTGTGCATGAGGTGATGCAGCAGCTTTCAGCGGAGGATGTGATTTATTATGGGGATACGGCTCGTGTGCCTTATGGGAATAAGAGTCCGGAGACGGTGACGCGGTATGCGCGAGAGATTGCGGATTTTCTTTTGGGGCAGGGGGTGAAGGCGCTTGTGGTGGCGTGTAATACGGCGACGGCTTATGCGTTGACGGATTTGAGGGAACGGTATGGGGGTCGGGTGCCAGTAATGGGGGTGGTGGAGCCGGGGGTCAGGGCGGCGTTGCGGGTGACACGGAATGGAAGGGTGGGGGTGATTGGGACGCGGGGGACGATTGCGAGCGGGGTGTATGAGCAGGCGTTGAAAAGGTTGCGGCCGGATGTGGAGGTTGTGGCGTTGGCGACGCCTTTGCTTGTGCCGCTGGTCGAGGAAGACTGGCTGGATCATGAGGCGTCGCGGTTGATTGTGCGGGAGTATATTGAGCCTTTGCGGAGGGCGGGTGTGGATACGGTTATTTTGGGGTGCACGCATTATCCGTTGTTGAAGGGGGTTTTGAGTGAGGAGTT is from Candidatus Methylacidiphilales bacterium and encodes:
- the murI gene encoding glutamate racemase, producing MTESERAVEGGIGIFDSGLGGLTVVHEVMQQLSAEDVIYYGDTARVPYGNKSPETVTRYAREIADFLLGQGVKALVVACNTATAYALTDLRERYGGRVPVMGVVEPGVRAALRVTRNGRVGVIGTRGTIASGVYEQALKRLRPDVEVVALATPLLVPLVEEDWLDHEASRLIVREYIEPLRRAGVDTVILGCTHYPLLKGVLSEELGDGVRLVDSAENVARDLAERLWADGHLRRGVKREGRLKIYVSDVPGMFGDLARRFLGEPVAEVEKVVLG
- a CDS encoding phosphoadenylyl-sulfate reductase — its product is METKYCERTVALLHEAWREFGEKAAIGTSFQGAGLVIMDLARREGLGFPIFTIDTGLLFPETLELCRRLEVYLGRKIEVLRPDLTVEQQAEQFGEALWARDPDFCCTLRKVVPLQAKLRELECWITGLRRDQSETRSRTEEREYYELEPGRVVVKLNPMAMWPREAVWDYLRRHGVPYNPLHDQGYRSIGCMPCTRKVGEGESERAGRWTGFNKTECGIHTFMRRVEADR
- a CDS encoding protein-disulfide reductase DsbD family protein, giving the protein MPHPLITLHLLSLLLSPPSKAHPEQTPSHTQASLIAETLTVRPGTPFFVGLHLIMQPGWHTYWRDPGDSGLPTTISWTLPEGWTAGDIQWPRPKRIEVTGLISYGYEEEVLLLVPITPPASLPQGTDSVTLKAHVQWLECKEVCLPGQANLSLTLPISQAPPQIDPRHASLFQATRTTLNQYPEGYSKPSDPSAPTPDPPPPSQPVQPVLEIQSLWTALAWAFLGGLILNLMPCVLPVLSLKVLNLLKYAQASRQARLREGLLFVVGVVTTFASLALLLVALRTAGEELGWGFHLQNPWIVATLAVLFALITLNLLGVFSVGTRLISLQNQASETPSLWRPLRSGILVVLVATPCTAPFMGAALGYALTRPPLEMLLVFCALGAGMALPYFLLVLFPAWLRWVPKPGPWMERLKQALALPMAAATLWMTWVLGLQKGVDAMALLLGVLILSSAAAFCVGQRQNTSPPSPAWRIAEILFTITALALLIVVGTMPSPQNLPQTDNQTTTQIAWQPFDPDQLEKLRTEGRTIFVNFTAAWCLTCKVNETLALNVPETIRLFQSNHIVPMKADWTRQDPVITRSLESIGRRSVPAYALYIGKRKPILLPQILTPEIVRTSILKALNTSPSDH
- a CDS encoding DUF983 domain-containing protein, with the translated sequence MRLLLQMLWRATWWRCPHCGERPIFVSIWRTRSLYDWFTPLDGCPRCGYAYEREPGYFLLAIWAINYMIIGLTGVLLYALIDGLTDWSLQKILAVVLPLSAVMAVLLIRHAKAWFIAFDQWCDPALPMRRNVSRRYLGRS
- a CDS encoding YdbL family protein, yielding MLWVCVILEWMMRFGFEVVIVGVFSLWVLWGCAAPTVPVRIETPEPVKIDVRMQVDVRSKAPEVERERSQAEVDATERRRLRMGEVQNLKNDRVVGENARGYLSVVNPPENETYLRYAQRIVNEENADRSILYAAQARVQSKPQEIVEMEFARRWQERAFPGELIQLEDGSWRAK
- a CDS encoding ComEC/Rec2 family competence protein — translated: MSSAPLLGPAIAFAVGCSPWLQELPVELWLSLGSIFFGLWLRLKQGRARQWVFYGLMLCLALAYRWWDRWEPREYALRNLGDWKLREAVFWRLRVDSDLRMSKKAYEKRRVTERATYFGFAEVLEWRRDENEGKGKAVGRVFLRLRGVPHGALAYGDELWVRGRLKEPEVVTAPGRLNWKSYLEVYRADYILEADVSDAEIIGRGSGKWWVALAYGIRAWAFDQLVWGLEGEEGVTAILAGMLFGYTMGISESVEELFRITGTYHIFAVSGQNVGILLMVGLILLRSVGLRVWRVGWVFLPVLVLYAFVSDLQPSVVRAVTMVAVVLWAWRIYRPLSWLNFWAAALWLLLLFEPRYLGAPGFVLSFSVVLGLIVVSPPVFNLLMKPFKPLDAEALKVWGRWRLWGYGVVKFFAGLVAMGIGAWCGSVVWMVVYFQRVSLVSVVANMAVVPLAGVIVVVGVLSLCFAPWVGWVTVSLNNFNWLVVKAMVAVVTVLGQWSWAVVYLPHPSAWGGVSVPTLTLVGGGKTVTGLLRYGRCNWLIDPGRARDVQYRLRPLLHYYGAWDMEQVYFTQMSVRATGATEFVLRRARVREWVLPPRLSRSRGYKEWLKLLSKGAVRQRVVSRGERLELGAGLVCEVLWPPEDFRSVYLEDQGLVLLLRYGESEVLWAGRIGEGIEEVLMRENPGLRVDVLIQGYHPKYPSLGVKWLEHLQPRHFVYVESDVFYPREAPRYDSDRLRGMEQWNMGYEALYVRMGEGGALVSWWRDRDKTAVLLDEVGGFEEE